Genomic DNA from Bartonella alsatica:
GGCGAGCAACAAAAGGAGCGTATCGTACTATTGAATAAAGGTTTTTTTCTAGAGAAATTTAGCTTTCTGAAAGCATTAAATCGAGATTTTGAATAGCTGCTGAGGATGCGCCTTTACCTAAATTATCGAATATAGCACAGAGATTGAAAATTCCTTCGCGTTCATTGCCAAACACGAACAATTTCATTCCATCTTTATGAGCTAAGCATTCTGGGTTAAGTTTAGTAAGAGCATCAGTTTCTTCTTGTGATGCAATTGTTATGATATTTTGTCCATTGTAATGGTTTTCAAAAATTTCACGCAGATCAGAACAGTTTGCTGATTTTGTAAGTAAATGGCGATGTAGTGGAATATTTACAATCATTCCTTGGGAAAAACGACCAACACTTGGTATAAAAATGGGAGTTTGGCTGATTTGTCCATAGAGTTTAATTTCTGGAACATGTTTGTGTTTAAGATTAAGACCATAGATAAAATAATTTTCTCGAATTTCATTTTGTCGAGATCGGTTTTCCATTTGTGCAATCAATTGTTTTCCTCCACCGGTATAACCGGATATTGCATTAATTGATATCGGATAGTCTGCATCTAGCAGGCCTGCTTCACGGAGTGGTCGAATCAAGCTAATTGCACCGGTAGAGTAACACCCGGGATTAGTCACGTAGTGTGCCGCTTGGATACGTTTTTTTTGTCCCGCAGTCATTTCAGGAAAACCGTAGACCCAATCTGGTGCAATACGGTGAGCTGTTGAACTATCAATAATTCTAATTTTTTTATTATTTTTAAGCCAGTTAACCGTTTCTCGCGCAGCATCATCTGGAAGACACAAAATAGCAATGTCGGTTTGATTAAGAAAGTCTCGCCGAATATCAATATTATGTCGATCTGTATGA
This window encodes:
- the argC gene encoding N-acetyl-gamma-glutamyl-phosphate reductase; the encoded protein is MATKVFIDGEYGTTGLQIQKRLAERSDFKLLSLSHTDRHNIDIRRDFLNQTDIAILCLPDDAARETVNWLKNNKKIRIIDSSTAHRIAPDWVYGFPEMTAGQKKRIQAAHYVTNPGCYSTGAISLIRPLREAGLLDADYPISINAISGYTGGGKQLIAQMENRSRQNEIRENYFIYGLNLKHKHVPEIKLYGQISQTPIFIPSVGRFSQGMIVNIPLHRHLLTKSANCSDLREIFENHYNGQNIITIASQEETDALTKLNPECLAHKDGMKLFVFGNEREGIFNLCAIFDNLGKGASSAAIQNLDLMLSES